AAAATATCCCCACAACTGGCTGGTAACTTGACGGAGATTCCGCCAGAGCCACTAGCAAGTGTGGGGAGTATGATGGTATTAAGAAATCATGATCAATATTCAGGTGCGATTTTGCACTTAGACAAGCGCAAGCGAAACTGCACCTTGAGACATTGTGAGTCTGGCCTTCGATTAAGACATCGCTTGAATGATGTAATCAAAGTAAGGTGCTGCTTCAGCAGAGTCGCCTGTATTCAGTAAATCAAGGGAGGCTTTTTTCAAGCAGTTGATGGCTTCTACCATTCCAGGTACAGGAACACCCAAGGAATTGTACATTTCTCGCACACCAATCAAACCAATTTTTTCGATTGGTTCTTTGTCGCCGGCAAGTACACCATAAGTAATTAGGCGTAAATACCAGCCAAAATCACGGATACATAAAGCACGTTGGCGTTCTCCGTAGGCATTACCTCCTGGTGAGATAAAATCAGGACGCTTTTGCCAAAGCTGTTTGGTAGCTTCCTGAACAATCTTTTTTTCATTTTCAGCTAGCGTACTAGCAATGCGTACGCGCTGTTCGCCGGTTTGTAAAAACTCTTTGATGCTTTTGAGTTCACCACTGCTGGGATAACGCAGTTCGTCGTCGGCTTTGAGAATAACTTGGCTTACTACAGTCATGATATTGAATCACGAGATTTATTATTTGCTAGTTTAACGAGTCTTGTGGACACAAGTGAAGGGGGATTGGGGAGATGGGAAGGGAAGAGGGACACGGGAGACAAGGAAGGGCACGTGGGAACTCGGGGTCTCTGGTGGGGAAGGGGGCGGAGAGTATGAGGAGTGTGGGGAGACAAGAACGACTTGAAGGACAAGGAAGAAATTACCTATTTCCTGTTAAGAGTTAAGAGTTCCCTCTTACCAACAACCAACCACTAACTACTAACAAATTACTATTGACAATTGACTATTGACAAATGACTAATTCTTTTTGGAAACAAGGTGAGTTAATAGAAGTTCAGATCACAGACACAACTGATACAGGCGATGGTGTAGGACGATCGCATGAACGGGTGGTGTTTGTACCAGATACTGTACCAGGCGATCGCGCTATTGTCCGTCTAGTACACGTCAAATCTAACTATGCCCACGCTAAGCTTAAACAAATATTACAACCCTCGATCCACCGCATTCGACCAAGCTGCATTGTCGCTGATAAATGTGGTGGTTGCCAGTGGCAACATATAGATTATGAATATCAGCTAGAAGCGAAACGCAATCAAGTTATTCAAGCTTTAGAACGTATCGGTGGTTTTGTCCAACCACCTGTAGATTTGGTTTTAAGGGCTGCTTCGCCTCTGGGTTATCGCAATAAAGTCACCTATCCTATGGGTGTATCTGCAACTGGAAATGTCCAAACAGGCTACTACCAAAAAGCTAGCCATCAATTAATTAATTTAAATCAATGTCCAGTCCAAGATCCACGATTAAATTCTTTATTGGCAGGAATTAAACAAGATATTCAAAAGCAAAATTGGGCAATTTATAACGAAAAAGACCACACAGGAATAATACGTCATCTTGGATTACGCATCGGTCGGCGGACAGGAGAAATATTATTAACTTTGGTTGTAAAAGATTGGGATTTACCAGGTATTAAAGAGCAAGCACAGGAATGGTTTAATCGCTATCCTACTTTAGTAGGAGTTTGTTTAAACTATAACTCGAAACGCACAAATACTATTTTTGGTAGGGAAACTCGTTGTATTGTCGGTACTGGTTATCTGCGAGAAGAATTTGCCGGGTTAGAATTTCAGGTACGTCCAGACACGTTTTTCCAGGTTTCCACGGAGACGGCAGAGACATTGTTACAGGTTATTCAATCAGAACTGCATTTACAAGGAACTGAAGTGTTACTTGATGCCTATTGTGGTGTCGGTACGTTAACTTTGCCACTAGCAAAACAAGTTCACCAAGCAATTGGGTTGGAAATACAACCAGAGGCGGTAGAACAGGCAATTTGTAATGCTCAAAACAATCAAATTCATAATGTGACTTTTATAACAGGTGCAGTGGAAAAATTACTGCCACAACTGGAAATTAAACCAGATATTGTTTTGCTAGATCCCCCACGCAAAGGATGCGATCGCCAAGTTGTTGAAACTTTATTAACATTTCAACCAGAACGTATCGTTTATGTCAGCTGTAAAGTCGCAACCCTGGCACGCGATTTGAAATTACTTTGCGAAAATGATGTATATACTCTTACACGTGTACAACCAGCAGATTTTTTTCCTCAAACCGCCCATGTAGAAGCAGCAGCTTTTCTTGTGCGATCGCAGTTGCTTTAAACAAAGATGAGTCTTTTAAAAAACTCAAATTGAAAATTTGTAGTCTAGCGGATAGTAAAAATGCTAAACTAGAATTAAGCTAAAAATATAATTCTAATTGTGCAAAAAAATAGAAGCTGCATGGGCTACTCTCAGACATGAATTGGGTCGTCTAAACTAAAAATCGGCAAATGAAAGAGTATGTTTATACTCTTTTGTGAAAGCAAAGCATTTTTTTGAGTTGCTAACTACTTGGGTAAAGTTACTTCAGCCGTTTTGTGTGAGAACAGCCCAAAATCATTAGGAGAGCCAATGCTCCCTAGCATTTTCAAA
Above is a genomic segment from Fischerella sp. JS2 containing:
- a CDS encoding allophycocyanin subunit alpha-B; its protein translation is MTVVSQVILKADDELRYPSSGELKSIKEFLQTGEQRVRIASTLAENEKKIVQEATKQLWQKRPDFISPGGNAYGERQRALCIRDFGWYLRLITYGVLAGDKEPIEKIGLIGVREMYNSLGVPVPGMVEAINCLKKASLDLLNTGDSAEAAPYFDYIIQAMS
- the rlmD gene encoding 23S rRNA (uracil(1939)-C(5))-methyltransferase RlmD — translated: MTNSFWKQGELIEVQITDTTDTGDGVGRSHERVVFVPDTVPGDRAIVRLVHVKSNYAHAKLKQILQPSIHRIRPSCIVADKCGGCQWQHIDYEYQLEAKRNQVIQALERIGGFVQPPVDLVLRAASPLGYRNKVTYPMGVSATGNVQTGYYQKASHQLINLNQCPVQDPRLNSLLAGIKQDIQKQNWAIYNEKDHTGIIRHLGLRIGRRTGEILLTLVVKDWDLPGIKEQAQEWFNRYPTLVGVCLNYNSKRTNTIFGRETRCIVGTGYLREEFAGLEFQVRPDTFFQVSTETAETLLQVIQSELHLQGTEVLLDAYCGVGTLTLPLAKQVHQAIGLEIQPEAVEQAICNAQNNQIHNVTFITGAVEKLLPQLEIKPDIVLLDPPRKGCDRQVVETLLTFQPERIVYVSCKVATLARDLKLLCENDVYTLTRVQPADFFPQTAHVEAAAFLVRSQLL